One genomic segment of Erythrolamprus reginae isolate rEryReg1 chromosome 2, rEryReg1.hap1, whole genome shotgun sequence includes these proteins:
- the LOC139162538 gene encoding carnitine O-palmitoyltransferase 2, mitochondrial-like: MRRAKPPWGASMLRWAVSCRQYWRTVGQPEGIVSEQDKDHHFVHRSTIPTMHFQPSLPRLPIPKLEDTINRYLAAQKPLLNDQQYRYTVKLATEFGKGEGKIIHRDLLEHDRINSNTSYISGPWYDMYLSSRDSIVFNYNPFISLNPDPKPGYNNQVIRATNLVVSSLKFLNTLKNDILRPDIFYVNRKWGQSKMFKYFIRALPSTLSWYGAYLVNAYPLDMSQYKSLFNSTRIPNLSKDTLFTSEFARHLLVMRNGHLYVFEVLDPLGNILHPSEIQAHLAQIIFDADRLPRFELSYLTTEERNTWANVRQQLVQNGNAENLKKIDSSVFCLCLDNASPQDEIELTHCFLHGYGFNRWFDKSFNMIITSDGNAGIHFEHSWGDGVAVLRFINEVYRDSTEHPAIVPQSSPALFVTSSDKLEFNLNDSITSAINAAHTKFDDTLKKFIVKSLRYEKYGKEYIMSKNLSPDAMFQLACQMAVYRQYGKFLPSYEACSTAAFKHGRTETIRPTSVYTKKCADAFIAERGKHSVQDMKNMIEECSKYHRRLQLEATLGQGFDRHLFALKYLVQCRGGTIPDIYNDPAYKNINHINISTSTLSTPAVNHGGFGPVVPDGFGIGYNMFNNWIGCIVTSYLEHELDEHLKCLQCTLDDMFEVLEEGELK, translated from the exons GTTGCCTATTCCTAAACTGGAGGACACTATCAATAGATACTTAGCTGCTCAGAAGCCATTGTTGAATGATCAACAATACAG ATATACTGTAAAACTTGCTACAGAGTTTGGCAAAGGAGAGGGGAAGATCATACATCGTGATCTTCTTGAGCATGATCGGATTAATAGTAATACAAGTTACATATCag gaCCCTGGTATGACATGTATCTTTCTTCAAGAGATTCAATTGTTTTCAACTACAACCCTTTCATTTCTTTAAATCCTGATCCTAAACCCGGATACAATAATCAAGTAATTAGAGCAACCAATCTTGTTGTTTCATCCTTAAAGTTTCTTAACACCTTGAAGAATGACATTTTACGGCCAGATATATTTTATGTAAACCGCAAATGGGGTCAAAGCAAAATGTTTAAATACTTCATCCGTGCTCTTCCATCCACTCTATCCTGGTATGGAGCATATTTAGTGAATGCTTATCCTTTAGACATGTCGCAGTATAAATCTCTCTTCAATAGTACCAGGATACCTAATTTAAGTAAGGATACCTTATTTACAAGTGAATTTGCAAGACATTTGTTGGTGATGAGAAATGGTCATCTTTATGTTTTTGAAGTATTGGATCCTTTGGGTAACATTCTACATCCATCTGAAATTCAAGCTCACTTAGCACAAATAATATTTGATGCTGATCGTTTGCCTAGATTTGAACTTTCATATCTCACAACTGAAGAAAGAAATACTTGGGCAAATGTAAGGCAGCAACTTGTGCAAAACGGTAATGCAGAAAACTTAAAGAAAATTGACAGTTCGGTCTTCTGCCTTTGTTTAGATAATGCTTCCCCACAAGATGAAATTGAACTCACTCATTGTTTTCTTCATGGATATGGCTTTAATCGCTGGTTTGACAAATCCTTTAATATGATTATCACTAGTGATGGAAATGCGGGAATACATTTTGAACACTCTTGGGGAGATGGTGTTGCAGTTCTGCGTTTCATTAATGAAGTTTATAGAGACAGTACAGAGCATCCAGCTATTGTGCCACAATCAAGTCCAGCTTTATTTGTTACATCTTCTGACAAGCTTGAATTTAATCTGAATGATTCAATAACATCTGCAATTAATGCTGCACATACGAAATTTGATGATACACTGAAAAAGTTTATTGTAAAATCACTTAGATATGAAAAATATGGGAAAGAGTATATTATGAGTAAAAACTTGAGTCCGGATGCTATGTTTCAACTTGCTTGTCAAATGGCTGTCTATCGTCAATATGGAAAATTTCTTCCTTCTTATGAAGCATGTAGTACTGCAGCTTTTAAACATGGTCGCACTGAAACAATTCGACCAACATCTGTGTACACTAAAAAGTGTGCAGATGCATTTATTGCTGAACGAGGAAAGCATAGTGTTCAAGACATGAAAAATATGATTGAAGAATGTTCAAAGTACCATAGACGATTGCAGTTGGAAGCTACACTAG GTCAAGGATTTGATCGACACTTATTTGCTTTGAAGTACCTTGTCCAGTGCAGAGGTGGAACTATTCCTGATATTTATAACGATCCAGCCTATAAAAACATAAACCACATTAACATTTCAACCAGTACACTAAGCACTCCAGCAGTTAATCATGGTGGATTTGGACCAGTAGTGCCAGATGGTTTTGGGATTGGATATAATATGTTTAATAACTGGATAGGATGCATCGTTACTAGCTATCTGGAACATGAATTAGATGAACATCTGAAATGTCTCCAGTGCACATTAGATGATATGTTTGAAGTCTTAGAAGAAGGAGAACTTAAATAG